In Glycine soja cultivar W05 chromosome 10, ASM419377v2, whole genome shotgun sequence, the genomic stretch AAGAAGCTAGGTGATACAGTACTTAAGGGAACAAATGAGATTGAACAATGGGAAACTCAGGCTTCAACACTCTTTGCTGAACTTCAGATTTCCGCTGTCAATGAAACATTATTAGTGGGAAAGGTCTCTGAGCTAGCTGAGATGTTTCGTGTTTTACATACTGAGAAAACAGAATTGCAAAGAATGGTGGAAAATCTGAAGATTAAATACGATGAAGCCTGGGTGATGCTTGAAGAACAGGctaatcaaattttgaaattgtccTCAGACAAGGATCATCAAAATGAAGAGCTCATATGCCTGTGTGAAGTGAATCAGAAGTTGGAGTCTGAAATGGGGTACCTACGTCAAGAGCTCGGAGAAACTAAACTGAGGGAAAGGAAGCTAGGCGGCGAAGTACTTAAGGGAACAAATGAGATTGAACAATGGGAAACTCAGGCTTCAACACTCTTTGCTGAACTTCAGATTTCTTCTGTCAATGAAACATTATTAGAGGGAAATGTCTGTGAGCTAGCTGAGATGTTTCGTGTTTTACATACTGAGAAAACAGAATTGCAAAGAATGGTGGAAAATCTGAAGATTAAATATGATGAAGCCGAGGTGATGCTTGAAGAACAGGctaatcaaattttgaaattgtccACGGACAAGGATCATCAAAATGAAGAGCTCATATGCCTGTGTGAAGTGAATCAGAAGTTGGAGTCTGAAATGGGGTACCTACGTCAAGAGCTCGGAGAAACTAAACTGAGGGAAAGGAAGCTAGGTGATGAAGTACTTAAGGGAACAAATGAGATTGAACAATGGGAAACTCAGGCTTCAATACTCTTTGCTGAACTTCAGATTTCTGCTGTCAATGAAACATTATTAGAGGGAAATGTCTGTGAACTAGCTGAGATGTTTCGTGCTTTACATACTGAGAAAACAGAACTGCAAAGAATGGTGGAAGATCTGAAGATTAAATATGATGAAGCCAGGGCGATGCTTGAAGAACAGGctaatcaaattttgaaattgtccTCAGACAAGGATCATCAAAATGAAGAGCTCATATGCCTGTGTGAAGTGAATCAGAAGTTGGAGTCTGAAATGGGGTACCTACGTCAAGAGCTTGGAGATACTAAACTGAGGGAAAAGAAGCTAGGTGATGAAGTACTTAAGAGAACAAATGAGATTGAACAATGGGAAACTCAGGCTTCAACACTCTTTGCTGAACTTCAGATTTTTGCTGTCAATGAAACATTATTTGAAGGAAAGGTCTGTGAGCTTGCCGATGCATGTGATAATCTTGAACACAGAAACTACTCCAAAGACATGGAAACTGAACATCTAAAAGAAAGAGTTAGCAAGCtggaagttgaaaatggaagacTGTGCGAACAATTAGCTGCTTATGTTCCTGCTGCCAGTGCTTTGAATGATTGTATAACATCTCTGGAGATGCAGAGTCTTGCACATGAAAAGCCTCACGACTATGAAGAATCAAAGGTATTAACATATCGTTTTAGTATTTGGTTGTAACATTATTATAGCTTTTGTCTATGTTATTCCTTTGGGCTATAATTTTACAATTATGGGGTTAGATCCTCATTCTTATTGCACTCCTCTGTGTTTTGAGGCACTGTATTTGACTGTTGAGCTAAATTCCAATCTTCAACCATATTATGAAGTGTCTTTCTTTACTTCAGATGCATAATATGACTTCATAAAAACCTTTGTCCCATGAAATATGGGATGTAATGGCGTCTGGTTTTGCAATTAGTTTGTTTGTCAATGCTTTGTATTTTCAACCAATAATAGTTTGCGTGGttaggataaaatgattttgttttgttgattaTATCAACATGTGAAGCATGTAGGTTTGTAACATATAGTTCATTATTTCATTGGCTATGATTTATATGGAATAGATCAATTTCCAAATCTATCTAATTAAataaactactttttttttctccataaaTTAGTTTGTCAATAATCTGCTTTTTAGTAATAATTTGATCATAATCAGCATTTTCAGGTTAAAAGTTTGGTGAATAATGAATGCACTGAAAATGGTCGACAAACAGATGAAGATCAGACTGTTATGGCACCAGATGCACTCTCTTATTTCCAAGACATGCAGAGAAGGATCAATGCAATTGCAAGGACAGTTAAGCAGTTAAATGAAAGTCTTAAACCGAAGAATGAAGAGAACATTCAAGCAAGCAAGCATGTTACTCAAGCAGATCAAGCAAGGCCATCTATCCCAGTTACCGAGATTGAAGTTCTGCCGAAAGACATCATGCTTGACCAAATATCCGAATGTTCGTCGTACGGGATAAGTAGGAGGAGAGAAATTCTTGAGGCTGATGATCAGATGCTTGAGTTGTGGGAAACAGCAGATAAGGATGCCACGATTGGCAAGCAAGCTGAAAAGACACAGAAGATGGCTGCTGGCAATCATCAAAGAGGAACAACCAAGGAACCCAAAAATAGGTATCCTTCAACAGATTCCTTGGTGGAAAAAGAGTTGAGTGTGGACAAGTTAGAGGTCTCAAGAAGATTGACACTACCACGCGAAGAAGGGAACCAAAGCAAGATTTTAGAAAGACTTGATTCTGATGCACAGAAGTTGACAAACCTCCAAATCACCATACAAGATTTGATGAAGAAAGTAGAGATAAAtgagaagagcacaaaaggaAAAAGTGTTGAGTTTGGTGAGGTGAAAGGGCAGCTTGAAGCAGCTCAGGAGAACATCACAAAGTTGTTTGACGCCAACCGCAAGTTGATGAAGAATGTGGAAGAAGGTACCGTGTCTTCTGTTGGGAAGGATGCAGCAGAGTTAGGTGAAATTGGAAGTGTCAGCAGAAGGAGAGTTTCAGAACAGGCACGGAGAGAATCAGAAAAAATAGGACAATTGCATTTGGAGGTGCAAAGACTGCAGTTTTTACTGCTGAAACTaggtgaaggaaaagaaaacaaagagaaaacaaaaacggCTGATCGAAGTCCACGAGTCCTTTTGCGAGATTATCTCTATGGCGGGACGAGAACCAACaaccaaaagaagaagaaaaagctaCCGTTTTGTTCATGTGTGCGACCTCCCACCAAGGGAGATTGATTGTTACCATATAGTTTGAAGTAAGTGAGACGTTTAGCCTTCTTgtttgtaaatttttgtttttaaagatGCTTCAAGACCCTACATGTTTTGATCATGCTGTACATGTTGTGCCTCATTTACTCGTAAGAAGAGGCCAAGGCTAGGATGGAATTTTTGCCATTTTTTTCTGTAATATTTAGTTCTGAATAatcacctcctttttttttctatctggTTTAGATGAGTAATGAGTGCTTAGTGTTTTGGCTATTACCTTGTTTAACATTGTGGTGCAAGAGACTATTCCTTAACAGAAGCAGGCTCACCAGTTTGCTTTCATTGATTTCTTCCATCTCCATTTTTGGGCTATGGACTAAGCCCGTATAGAAACTAAAGGCTCTTGCTGTGGACTAATTTCGTTAGTTTAGTTGTGATAATTTGGTAGTACTTTTAGAGATTATATGTGTGGGGGAATGCGCATAAGTCACCAATTTCAATCTCTTACACTCCATTTGGTAGAGGTAAAAGAGGGTGAAAAAGGAGTTAAATGAACCGCAAAATTATGTGAGCCCcactcttttattttctattttaatttaaaaccttCATCTCTTTCCACTCTTAATCTTTGAATTGACTTTAATCTGTTGTTATCAATCTAGTTGTTAGGCATTAATTCTTTAGCTGAACATTATATTCTCTATTAGTGTTATTTCTTTGAAGTGCACCGTACAGTCTCCTCCCAAAATGAGGCGAACATATGTGTGCAACTTTTTTTTCCATCagtaaatattagttattacttaatttgttaaattttttgttacCGGAAAGATTCGAATCTACAACCTTTTCATTCACCACGAAGTCAACACTCAACCTTGTATCTCCTGTCTGCGTGTAACCTAAtaagtatattttgtttttgccgGCAATGATTTATGCTTGAGAACTCATGATCAGGAATCCACATTGATTGGTTCTAGTTCTAAGACGTTTCCAAAGGATTTTTCAATTCTCATGGCAATTACTTTACATTCCAATATATTATCAAGCATGATACATAAAGATTATTCAACAGCCTATACGTAGGAGATTTTCTTCTAACTAAGGAAGCAGAGTCGAGAAATTATAAGACCCTTGCATCTTTCATTTTCCTATGCCTCTAAAACTTCTGCGGCATGTTTCAGAAATTCTCATGCCACACATTGTAGTGGTAAAATAACTAAGACAAAACAAATAAGCTTTGTTATAAGCTATTTAAAATATTCCTTGGTATATCACAGTCAAACATTGTTCCAACCCTCTGATTCATCTTTCTTGGGATTCGTTTTGCTTGGACGTAGATTCAAGTTGCATGCTCCAACGGCCTCTTCAACAGTAAGATAGATCCATTTCTCCCCTAAATGATTTTGGAACTTCGATTTGTTCAGTTTCTTCATCACCTCGCTTACAGGATTGACCAAAACAAGCTGCATGCATAatagaaaattagaaaaatacatatatacatcATATCAAGCATGCTAAAATTGAatgttataagaaaattttggttCATAATTAGCACATAACCCGAGAGAAAGAATTACTTGTAGCTCTCTTCTCTCTGTAATCTTCTTGACCTCTTCAAGCATACTTATTCCACTTGTATCAATGTTTCCAACAGCTGCCAAAGCCAATAAAATTACACTCAAGTTAGATTGGAAATTCTAATAAGCAAATAATAgttaccataattttttttaggaaaaatatacTTGCACACCCAAAAAGTTGTTACTTACTTACCACTCATATCAATTATAACATACTGCAAACTAGTCTCCCCTGTAGCTTTGattctttcttcctcttcatCAATCCATCTTGTGATCCTATGCACAATAACAAAGTTTTCTGGTAAGTTTACTTCTGTTGTAAGCCTGATTTTTTTTGCATGCAACAGAAATACTCCAAGTTTTGCTGGTAGCTTACCTTTCTCTTAAATAGCTTGCATTGGCAAAGTAAATTGGTGCATCAATCTCTAGAATTAGCATTCCAGGAACATGTTTTGCATTTGGATAGTGCTCAACATTTCTGTATATCACAGAATTTGGAATGTTTCCCAAAACAAATGTCCTTGGCCTTGCAATAAATAGAAGTACCCGAAGTACAGATATCGCAATCtgaatacacacacacacaggaaACAACATATTAGTTTCATAAACCTTTACATAAATCCCAGAAATGAGTAACACAAAAATTCAACAGAGTGGAGGGTAGTTGATTGACGCATACAGCTATGACTAAGCCAATTTCAACACTGCCAAAGACCACGCCAACGTATGCACTCATGCACACGACAAAGTCAAATTTGTCGACCTTAAATAGATGGATGGCTGCTTCATAATCTATGAGGCCAAGCATTGCAGATACAATAATGGCTGATAGCACCACCAGGGGAGTGTAATGGAACAATGGTGTTAGGAATAACAATGTCAACATTACTGCAATTGACATTATGATGTTGGATGCTGCTGTCTTGCATCCAGCGTTATAGTTCACAGCTGAACGCGAAAATGGTCCTGAAACAAATTCATTTTCAACCACATATGTCAGCAATTGATGTGGAAATGTAATTATTCATTGATTGTTCTTAATTGTGGGTGAAGAGAAAATAAGCCTGAGAGCTCATGAAACAAGGCTAAACAAGAATAGAGTATATGTTTTTGGTAACACTTGATGATGATCTAACTAAGCCAAGTAAAACCTTTACCAGTTGTGAGGTAGCAAGAGGTGAAAGAACCAACTACGTTCATGGTCCCAATAGCTATCATCTCTTTGTTGCCATCAATGTTGTAATTTTTATACATTGCAAAGCTTCTTCCCACTGCTATTCCTTCCTGAACAATATCATCAAATTCAACACTCAACATCTTGTTGAAATCTACTCTAACAGGATTAGCAGATATAGGATTTTGTCTGTTGCACTAGGCCATTCATTTCCTAGATTATAACTATGCTCATGATTTAATGGCAAAATATGTAAGGTAGGAATCAAGAGAGGCTAAATGGTTAAAATGCAAATAGTAATAGTTGGATCAGCAAGCAATAGCTCTTTTAGGGTGAATCTCTTttcactttaaattttttataagatgGGCAACCTTACTTTTTGCCTTTTTGAGTATCAAACTCTAGAGCcgaattttaatatcatttgtTAGGGATATAACTGGGTTAGAAAGAATTCGATCGAATGGTTGAGAAAAGAGACGTTACTAAATGTGTTTTTGACGAAAATTGacacaaaaaaaagtaaacaaaaaaggtttgaatcaaataaaaaaaatgatttggatTCTGTAATTTTTCTGTGTACTTCATCAAATTTACATATTTATGTTTtctaaatttctattttaaaaaagaaaataagaatttcCTAATCATAAGGTGAAGTATTGTATAGAGTAAAATAAATGAACATCTCACTAGCTTGCATATTACATTGCTCTAGGACGATTGGTGTAGGTTATGTGATCTAATGTAAATTTACGTGATGTTATTCATTATTTTCCTGtccaacgttttttttttttttcatttttttacccAAGGCCGCACAACCAAATTTGACTATCCAAATCACCATGAAAAGACGAGGACCATGACATCaaactaaaaacagaaaatggcATTAATAATAGTGCTATATGGCTTTGTcgagtttcctttttctttttacttggcgAAGGATGTGACATATTTTGGAGTTGGGGTTTGTCTTTTTTATGTTGTGTGCACGTGTTAAGTCCTTGTCCATTTTGGGTTGCCGTGTAGCAAAGGCATATTAGGCTTGCATTTCGACAAAGTAATTGAGTTTGAGAGGTACACTCACCGCAAGCGATATAATGCCAACGACAATGCCTGTTTTGACAGCTGTGGTCATGTAAGGCGTCACAAATACCAGATTTGTCAGTGATGGTGGATTCAAACCCTTCTTCAATTCTCCTATCTGAACTCATGTTCAAAATTGCACcacaaagaaaattaattattacaatattATCATATTAGATATCTATCCTTTCTTTAGAGACAATATTAGAAAATCAATTGTAGGCAGTAGCGCATGCTTatcaatcaataataataatattgatcaATAACTTTTCAAAAGGTAATCAGGCATATGTATTGTCCACATAAATCATGATAGTTGGATTTTATAATTGTGTTTTCTCGAGATGTATCTGACATACACAGTGTGAACTTTGTTCTcatgcttaaaaaattattcatctgCTGGTCCTACAGGATAAGAAAGTTCATGATTATGGATGGTATGGGTAGGACCCATTGGCACTCAACAGTGTTTGGTTGTGTGGTATTGTAAGTGAAGTGAACGCGTTACAAAAAAGACTGCAAAATGCAAATTAAGTTTTATCTATATAACTATATTTCGTCCAATCAAAATTCGCataaaaaagtttattcaaTCAAACCATACTTAATTTACAAACTAgtataaataacatactaacCTGTAATACAATATTTCATatacttcattaaaaaaaatattccatatacttcttttatatattttgttgagATCGTGTGTTTGtgatacttttaaaataatagtttcaatttaaataagttaaaattatcatttggcTGTTAAGGAcaagttagtttttttatttaaattagttttttatttgattttttaattattagtaaCATCTCCTAAAATTAAGAAACCTGATCTTTTATTAagttatttcaatatatttaaatatgattttcattctataaaaatataaccTCATGAAGTTTTCAAATAAAAGACTTTCAGGTTGTCTCCTTTGCTACCTTTCTGTTCTAAGTTttctttatcttaaaattaaaaccaacatattttttaaactgtATTTTACaattatactatttatatattaagaaaGAAAGACACACAAGTAATGAGATGAAAATGAAATACTCACCACTTCAACACCGTGCTTCTCGGCGTGAGTGAAATAAACCAAGAGACTTCCCAGTATAACAGATGTCAATGGCGCCATTGCCGACACCCAAAAAAACCTTGGTCGTTTTTTGCTCTGCATATCACaatccatttatttatttatttaattaactgaGAAAACTTAACCACACCtattatgctattcattatcaGCGAGGAAATTGAATTTCTAAGcaagttaaattaaattaagtaaattatGATAATCTAAAcggcattttatattttactatatAGTACTATAATTAATACTTTGATTTTGTTATAGAAGCAGCTGGAGACGTGATGAAAGAAGGATAAAATGTCAATTGCAGCTGAGATAATTTGCTTATTTTGTTGGTAAAGAGAGAAGAAGCTAGCTAGGTTAGGATTGAAAATAGGTCTCAACCAAAAGATTAATTAAGCCGATTTTGAAGTCCCGTTTCTAGAAACGAAGAGCATAAATAAAtgcaaagaaaataataagtgGTAGGAACCCAAACTAATCCTTTCACAGCTATATATCAAGTCATGTTTGTTGGTGAGAAGGTATATCAATATATCATCTGACTgtgcttctttttctttgttcagTAAACAAATTATAACCTTTGCTTGGGAAACAGAGTCAAAGATCGATGCGCAACATGaaccatgtatatatatatat encodes the following:
- the LOC114372479 gene encoding sulfate transporter 3.1-like, which gives rise to MGSVDYEYPLGMNNVERVHQVEVPPPQPFFKSLKYSLKETFFPDDPLRQFKNKPASKKFMLGLQYFFPIFEWAPRYTFQFFKADLIAGITIASLAIPQGISYAKLANLPPILGLYSSFIPPLIYAMMGSSRDLAVGTVAVGSLLMGSMLSNAVDPNEDPKLYLHLAFTATLFAGVFQAALGLFRLGLIVDFLSHATIVGFMGGAATVVCLQQLKSILGLVHFTHGADIISVMRSVFTQTHEWRWESAVLGFVFIFFLLSTRYFSKKRPRFFWVSAMAPLTSVILGSLLVYFTHAEKHGVEVIGELKKGLNPPSLTNLVFVTPYMTTAVKTGIVVGIISLAEGIAVGRSFAMYKNYNIDGNKEMIAIGTMNVVGSFTSCYLTTGPFSRSAVNYNAGCKTAASNIIMSIAVMLTLLFLTPLFHYTPLVVLSAIIVSAMLGLIDYEAAIHLFKVDKFDFVVCMSAYVGVVFGSVEIGLVIAIAISVLRVLLFIARPRTFVLGNIPNSVIYRNVEHYPNAKHVPGMLILEIDAPIYFANASYLRERITRWIDEEEERIKATGETSLQYVIIDMSAVGNIDTSGISMLEEVKKITERRELQLVLVNPVSEVMKKLNKSKFQNHLGEKWIYLTVEEAVGACNLNLRPSKTNPKKDESEGWNNV